A part of Myxococcus landrumus genomic DNA contains:
- a CDS encoding TetR/AcrR family transcriptional regulator yields MARPRKFQAEAAVARAMEVFWEKGYAGATPQELGERMGLGRGSLYNAFESKQGLFECALRHYHEHEAPRLLALLSRPGSVKERLRALFVAIIELDVADPDRKGCLAINTAVELASRDTAAARLAARMFEQTEAAFLALLDEGQRTGEVDASLDVRALAGFLLNNLTGLRVLAKTAEDAARLTPIVDVVLRSF; encoded by the coding sequence ATGGCGAGACCGAGGAAGTTCCAGGCCGAGGCGGCGGTGGCGCGGGCGATGGAGGTCTTCTGGGAGAAGGGCTACGCGGGGGCGACCCCCCAGGAGCTCGGCGAGCGGATGGGCCTGGGTCGAGGCAGCCTCTACAACGCCTTCGAGAGCAAGCAGGGCCTCTTCGAGTGCGCGCTGCGCCACTATCACGAGCACGAGGCTCCCCGGCTGCTCGCGCTGCTGTCGCGCCCCGGCTCCGTCAAGGAACGCCTGAGGGCGCTGTTCGTCGCCATCATCGAGCTGGACGTCGCGGACCCGGACCGCAAGGGCTGTCTGGCCATCAACACCGCGGTGGAGCTGGCCTCGCGAGACACCGCCGCGGCCCGCCTGGCCGCGCGAATGTTCGAGCAGACGGAGGCGGCCTTCCTCGCGCTCCTCGATGAGGGACAGCGCACGGGCGAGGTCGACGCATCCCTCGATGTTCGCGCCCTCGCGGGCTTCCTTCTCAACAACCTCACCGGGCTGCGCGTGCTGGCCAAGACGGCAGAGGACGCGGCCCGTCTCACCCCCATCGTCGATGTCGTCCTGAGGTCCTTCTAG
- a CDS encoding N-acyl homoserine lactonase family protein, translated as MRLSPSLLPSLFVLSVGGACARNVPPPASTQAPSELRLYALDCGRIDVPDMGFFTDGSKPNGQPGFLPVSCFLIRHPQGTLLWDTGLDDVLSQSPDGVTDAVGMRVHVRQGLQAQLAQLGLKPSDVRYVGFSHLHADHAGNANAFREATWLVQRKELEWATATPTPLGVDATKFSSWKDAKVEQLDGEHDVFGDGSVRILTTPGHTPGHQSLKVTLPKTGTLVLSGDLCHTRANWEHHAVPAFNTSREQTLTSIDQVEALLGHAQGRFIVQHAPEDLRSLPVLPAYLE; from the coding sequence ATGCGACTCTCTCCTTCCCTCCTCCCCTCGCTGTTCGTGCTGTCCGTCGGTGGTGCCTGCGCGCGGAACGTCCCGCCGCCCGCGTCCACGCAGGCCCCGTCGGAGCTGCGGCTGTACGCGCTCGACTGCGGCCGCATCGATGTCCCGGACATGGGCTTCTTCACCGATGGCAGCAAACCCAATGGCCAGCCCGGCTTCCTGCCCGTGAGCTGCTTCCTCATCCGCCACCCACAGGGCACGCTGCTCTGGGACACGGGGCTGGATGACGTCCTCTCCCAGAGTCCGGACGGCGTGACGGACGCGGTGGGCATGCGCGTGCATGTCCGCCAGGGACTCCAGGCGCAGCTCGCACAGCTCGGACTGAAGCCCTCGGATGTGCGCTACGTGGGCTTCTCCCATCTGCACGCGGACCACGCGGGCAACGCCAATGCCTTCCGCGAAGCGACCTGGCTCGTCCAGCGCAAGGAGCTGGAGTGGGCCACCGCGACGCCGACTCCCTTGGGCGTGGACGCGACGAAGTTCTCCTCGTGGAAGGACGCGAAGGTGGAGCAGCTCGACGGCGAGCACGACGTCTTCGGCGACGGCAGCGTGCGCATCCTCACCACGCCGGGCCACACCCCGGGGCACCAGTCGCTGAAGGTGACGCTGCCCAAGACGGGGACGCTCGTGCTGTCCGGGGACCTCTGCCACACGCGCGCGAACTGGGAACACCACGCCGTGCCCGCGTTCAACACCAGCCGCGAGCAGACGCTCACGTCCATCGACCAGGTGGAGGCCCTGCTCGGCCACGCGCAGGGGCGCTTCATCGTGCAGCACGCGCCCGAGGACCTGCGCTCGCTGCCCGTGCTCCCCGCCTACCTCGAGTAG
- a CDS encoding 30S ribosomal protein S1, producing the protein MQQNVNQQVETDAGEENFAAMFEESLKERGGDGILKEGEIVKGTVVQVTKDYAIVDIGYKSEGQVPISEFTNPRGEVSVKAGDPVEVLLESRENDTGMVVLSKEKADKMRIWDEISAACERDEIVKGTIVGRVKGGLSVDIGVKAFLPGSQVDIRPVRNLDQYISKEFEFKVIKFNKKRGNIVLSRRVLLEKQREEMKKETLKNLKEGAVLKGVVKNLTDYGAFIDLGGIDGLLHITDMSWGRIGHPSEMFNVGDEVRVVVLKFDPTQERVSLGLKQIQEDPWHRADEKYPVGTRVRGKVVSITDYGAFIEIEQGVEGLVHVSEMSWTKRLKHPSKILEVGQEVEAVVLDIDPKAKRIALGMKQIEQNPWTLLEDKYPIGSVIKGQIRNVTDFGVFVGVEEGVDGLVHVSDISWTQRIKHPGEMFKKGDEVEAVVLNIDVENERFSLGIKQLQPDPWETLSERLPVGSRVKGKVTKVTDFGAFVEIEPGIEGLVHVSELKEERVENPRDVVQEAQDVEVKIIDINTPDRKVALSMKALIGEGDDYREYLRKQAEGSKARLGDVMGKLTKK; encoded by the coding sequence ATGCAGCAGAACGTGAACCAGCAGGTCGAGACGGACGCCGGTGAAGAGAACTTCGCGGCGATGTTCGAGGAGTCGCTCAAGGAGCGCGGTGGCGACGGCATCCTGAAGGAAGGGGAGATCGTCAAGGGCACCGTCGTTCAGGTGACCAAGGACTACGCGATCGTCGACATCGGCTACAAGTCCGAGGGTCAGGTCCCGATCTCCGAGTTCACCAATCCTCGCGGTGAGGTCTCCGTCAAGGCGGGTGACCCGGTCGAGGTCCTTCTCGAGAGCCGTGAGAACGATACCGGCATGGTCGTCCTCTCCAAGGAGAAGGCCGACAAGATGCGCATCTGGGACGAGATCAGCGCCGCTTGCGAGCGCGATGAGATCGTCAAGGGCACCATCGTTGGCCGCGTGAAGGGTGGCCTCTCCGTCGACATCGGCGTGAAGGCGTTCCTCCCGGGCAGCCAGGTGGATATCCGCCCTGTGCGCAACCTTGATCAGTACATCTCGAAGGAATTCGAGTTCAAGGTCATCAAGTTCAACAAGAAGCGCGGCAACATCGTCCTGAGCCGCCGCGTGCTCCTCGAGAAGCAGCGCGAGGAGATGAAGAAGGAGACCCTCAAGAACCTCAAGGAGGGTGCGGTCCTCAAGGGCGTGGTCAAGAACCTCACCGACTACGGTGCGTTCATCGACCTGGGCGGCATCGACGGCCTGCTGCACATCACGGACATGTCGTGGGGCCGCATCGGTCACCCCAGTGAGATGTTCAACGTGGGCGACGAGGTTCGCGTCGTTGTCCTCAAGTTCGACCCGACGCAGGAGCGCGTCAGCCTGGGCCTCAAGCAGATCCAGGAGGACCCGTGGCACCGCGCCGACGAGAAGTACCCGGTCGGCACCCGCGTGCGCGGCAAGGTTGTGTCCATCACGGACTACGGCGCGTTCATCGAGATCGAGCAGGGCGTCGAGGGTCTGGTGCACGTGTCCGAGATGTCCTGGACCAAGCGCCTCAAGCACCCGTCCAAGATCCTGGAGGTCGGCCAGGAGGTGGAGGCCGTCGTCCTGGACATCGATCCGAAGGCCAAGCGCATCGCGCTGGGCATGAAGCAGATCGAGCAGAACCCCTGGACGCTGCTCGAGGACAAGTACCCGATCGGCTCCGTCATCAAGGGTCAGATCCGCAACGTCACCGACTTCGGCGTGTTCGTCGGCGTCGAGGAGGGCGTGGACGGCCTGGTGCACGTGTCCGACATCTCCTGGACCCAGCGCATCAAGCACCCGGGCGAGATGTTCAAGAAGGGCGACGAGGTCGAGGCGGTCGTCCTCAACATCGACGTCGAGAACGAGCGCTTCAGCTTGGGCATCAAGCAGCTCCAGCCGGACCCCTGGGAGACGCTGTCCGAGCGCCTGCCTGTTGGCAGCCGCGTGAAGGGCAAGGTCACCAAGGTCACCGACTTCGGCGCGTTCGTGGAGATCGAGCCGGGCATCGAGGGCCTCGTCCACGTCTCCGAGCTGAAGGAGGAGCGTGTCGAGAACCCGCGTGACGTGGTGCAGGAGGCGCAGGATGTCGAGGTGAAGATCATCGACATCAACACGCCGGACCGGAAGGTCGCGCTGTCCATGAAGGCGCTGATCGGCGAGGGCGACGACTACCGCGAGTACCTCCGCAAGCAGGCGGAAGGCTCCAAGGCGCGCCTCGGCGACGTGATGGGCAAGCTGACCAAGAAGTAG